A stretch of the Vigna radiata var. radiata cultivar VC1973A chromosome 9, Vradiata_ver6, whole genome shotgun sequence genome encodes the following:
- the LOC106774072 gene encoding auxin-responsive protein IAA27, with the protein MSTPFEHDYIGLAETPYMEKSCDKISSSVSSNLLSEDENSSSLNFKETELRLGLPGCEFSENKPGAAGISLFGKDLQSSGYSASSTPSKNLKRGFSDTISSSSSSSGKWIFSGSDATGDDLRNGANTSALCNKEVGLVPHSEKPPQVSATATIEHATAPAEKAQVVGWPPIRSFRKNRMAYNLAKSNTESEEKSRVGCLYVKVSMDGAPYLRKVDLKNHCNYIELSSALEKMFSCFTIGQCSARGVSGGKEGLSERAFKDLVDGSEYVLTYEDKDGDWMLMGDVPWEMFTESCKKLRIMKGSEAIGLAPRAMEKSRSQYY; encoded by the exons ATGTCTACACCCTTTGAACATGATTACATAGGCTTAGCAGAGACTCCATACATGGAGAAAAGCTGTGATAAGATATCCTCTTCAGTTTCCTCCAACCTTTTATCTGAGGATGAGAACAGTTCATCTCTGAACTTCAAGGAGACAGAGCTGAGGCTTGGTCTGCCAGGTTGTGAGTTTTCTGAGAACAAACCAGGAGCTGCAGGGATCTCTCTTTTTGGCAAGGATTTGCAGAGTAGTGGCTATTCTGCTTCCTCAACTCCTTCCAAGAACCTCAAGAGGGGTTTCTCTGATACCATTagttcctcctcctcctcttctggGAAATGGATTTTCTCAGGCAGTGATGCAACTGGGGATGATTTGAGAAATGGGGCTAATACCTCTGCACTCTGCAACAAAGAGGTTGGTTTGGTTCCTCACTCTGAGAAGCCGCCTCAGGTTTCTGCAACTGCAACAATTGAACATGCTACTGCTCCTGCTGAAAA AGCACAAGTTGTGGGATGGCCACCGATTCGGTCTTTTCGGAAGAACAGAATGGCCTATAATTTGGCAAAAAGCAACACTGAATCTGAGGAGAAATCAAGAGTTGGTTGTCTTTATGTTAAGGTCAGCATGGATGGCGCACCTTATCTCAGAAAGGTTGATCTGAAAAACCACTGCAACTATATTGAACTTTCTTCTGCTCTTGAGAAAATGTTCAGCTGCTTTACCATTG GTCAATGTAGTGCACGTGGAGTTTCTGGTGGGAAAGAGGGATTGAGTGAGAGAGCTTTCAAGGATCTTGTTGATGGCTCTGAATATGTTCTTACTTATGAAGATAAAGATGGAGATTGGATGCTAATGGGTGATGTGCCTTGGGA AATGTTCACTGAGTCATGTAAGAAACTAAGGATAATGAAAGGCTCGGAGGCAATTGGACTAG CTCCAAGGGCAATGGAAAAATCTAGGAGCCAATATTATTAG